The genomic interval GGGCCGGGAAACTCTCGTGAGCGCCCCACGGCCATGGCAGCGGATGCCGCCGGCAATGTTTATGTAACCGGCGCCAGTTTTGCCTCTCGCACAGGCTACGATTACGCCACCATCAAATACAATGCAGCCGGGATCATGGAATGGAGTGCCCGGTATGCCGGGCCGGGAAGCTCTTTTGATGAGCCTTCCGACTTGGCGGTGGACAATTTCGGCAACGTTTATGTCACGGGAAGCAGCGGCACCATCAAATACAATAAAGACGGCGTCCAACAATGGTTCGATATGCAAAAGGGGACTGCACTTGCCGTTGACGCCGCTGGCAACGTCCATGTCACCGGAGAAATTTTTGGTTTGAGTTCGCAAGTTGATTATGCGACCATCAAGTACAACAGCGCCGGCGTCAAGCAATGGATAAAATACTACAATGGGCCGGACAATACTTCTGACTATGCCGCGGCGCTGGCCATCGATCCCGCCGGCAATGTTTATGTGACCGGCACCAGTTATAATGCCAGACGCGGCCCTGATTACGCCACCGTGAAATACAACAGCGCCGGCGTCGAACAGTGGGTTGCCCGCTACAACGGGCCGGCGGATTCGAGTGATTTCGCCTTTGCCATCGCGGTGGATAACGCCGGCAATGTTTATGTGACCGGGTCAAGCCGGGGCGCCAACTTGGTTTATGATTACGCCACCATCAAGTATAATAGCGCCGGCGTCAAGCAATGGGAAGCCCGTTTTAATCGAACAGGTACTTCTTCAAGCTCCGCCTACGATTTGGCGGTGGACGCTGGCGGCAATGTCTATGTCACAGGAAGTTCCGGCACGATCAAATACAATCCAATCGGCGCCCTCCAATGGTTCAAATCCGGATTCGGAGTTGACCTGGCTTTGGACGTCGCCGGCAACGTTTATGTGCTTGGGGTCGGCCTGATCAAATACACTCCCAACGGCGTTCAAGATTGGTTGTTGTTCGCTTTTGGCAACTCCCTGGCGGTGGACCTTGCTGGCAATGTTTATGTAATAACTGAAAGAATCGGACAGGGTTGGAGTGTTTACAATACGACGAAGTACGTCCAGGATCCGCCCATTACACCCCCATCGGGCCGGGAAGTCCGGATTGCGCGGCGCGTTACCTCGCCTGGCCGTGCGGTGGAAGTTCCCATCGAGCTTGCCGCCCAAGGCAATGAAAACGCCATTGGCTTTAGCCTCAATTTTGATTCCGCAACTCTGAGCAGCCCGCAAGCCAAAGTTGGCAAAGACGCCGCTGCCGCTGCGCTCAATGTCAATTCGACTCAGGTGGGTTCCGGTCGCCTCGGCATGGCCTTGGCGCTGCCGGCGGGGCAGAGTTTTGCCGCCGGAGCTCGCGAGATCGTCGTGCTGACGTTCACGGTGAAAGCCAACACCACCGCAGACTCGACGCGGATTGATTTCAGTGATCAGCCGATTGCGAAAGACGTCGCGGATGCCAACGGCAACGCGCTGGCGCCAACAACTTGGAAGGGCGGAACCGTAACCATCGTTCACGGCTTGGAAGCCGATATCGCTCCCCGCCCGAACGGCGACGGCAAAGTGACCATTGCTGATTGGGTGGTCGTGGGCCGGATTACGGCTGGCTTGGATTCGGTGCAAAAAAACACGCGCGAGTTTCAGCGCGTCGATTGCGCCCCCAAAGCCTCCTGCGGCGACGGTCGCCTGACCATCTCCGATTGGGTTCAAGCCGGGCGCTATGCTGCCGGCTTGGATTCCGTCATTAACGCGTGCGGCCCAATGAGCACGGCATCGGCAATCGCTTCTCTGGCGAACGTCAATTACCCTCTTGCCGGCTCAGTGGCAAAAACCAGCGGTGCGCGCGTCATTCGTGTCCTCAATCCCAAGCTGCAACCGGGACAGATGCACACCGTCACCATCGAGCTTGCCGCGCAGGGCGATGAGAATGCCGTCGGTTTTAGTCTGGGCTTTGATCCGGCCGTAGTGACCTTCAAGAATGCCATTTTGGATAGCGGTGCCAGCGGCGCGACACTTCATGTCAACAGTGGCCAGGCAGCAAACGGTTTTCTCGGCATCGCGCTGGCTTTGCCGGCGGGGCAAACCTTTGCCGCTGGGACGCGCCAGTTGGCCAAGGTTAATTTCTCGGTTCATCCCAATGCCTCCACGGCCTCAACGCCGATTGAATTTAAAGACCAGCCGATTTCGCGTGAAGTGGTTGATGCCAACGGCAACGTCCTGCTCGCCACGTGGACCGCGGTCCTCACCGCGGTTCACACGCGCGCGAATGAGGCGCCAACCTCATTTGAGCTGGGCGCCAATCTTCCAAACCCCTTTAATCCCTCGACAGTGATCACCTACGCGCTGCCGCGAGCCGTTGATGTCAAGCTCGAAATCTTTGATCTGTTGGGCCGCCGCGTCCGCACGCTGGTGGATCAACGCCAGCCAGCCGGGCGTTATGCCATCACTTGGGATGGCCGCAACGAGAAAGGGGAGGTGGTCACCAGTGGTGTGTATCTGTATCAGCTTCACGCGGGGAATTTCGTGCAAACGCGGCGGATGGCGCTGGTGAGATAAGGCTGGAGTGTTGGCGTAATGGAGTGGTGGATTGATGGATTACTGGAGCATTGTAATTCCATCAATCCAACACTCCAAAACTTTGATATTCGTGTTCTGAAAGACTCAATTTGTGAGCAACTCAATTCCAAGGAGGTGGGAGATGAAACTTGCAAAGATTTTCATGGTTTGTGCCTTTATCCTGTTGCTTGCGGCGCCAGTTCAGGCACAAGATTTTGCCGAATCGAAAAAGGTAATCTATACCCAAAACTTTGTCGGCCTCGACTTGGGAATGAATCTTGATGGTTCGCTCGCCCAGGCAAGGCTTTCTCAACTTCAGAAAGATTCGCTGGGGTGGCTGAAGCCAGCGCCATTCTTTCAACAGCAGGGAATGCCATGGCAAGGTCAGCGATCTCGCGACGCTCTCGTTGAAAAAATGCCAATTTATTCAACTATGCACCAACCTTCTACAAATGAACAAAACCTCTTGGGCAACGTGCAGGAAGGCTGGGTACGATATTATGCTTCCGGGCTTGCGGCGGGTGAAGATATTGCTGTCGATGTGACAGTGGACAAGGCCGGCAATGTTTATGTGACCGGCTACAGCACAAACCTGCCGTTCGGAGCAGATTACCTGACGATTAAATACAATGCCGCCGGCGCCAAAATTTGGGAAGCGCGATATAACGGGCCCGGCAATGTCGACGATCGCGCGGTAGCGATTGAAGTGCACCCCTAAACTTGGACACTCTTGCTAATGAACAATTCAGGTGTTATCTTGTCCGAGTCAAAAGGAGCGCATGTATGTCAAAACCAAGACGTCATTTTTCAGCAGAGTTCAAAGCCAAAGTTATTTTAGAGGTGATCAGCGGTGCCAAGCCGGCGGCTGAGGTTTGTCGAGAGCATGATATCAAGCCTCAGCTCCTGAGCCAGTGGAAAAGTTATTTTTTAGAAAACGCCGTTCACCTTTTTGACGGTGCGGAGCGCCGGAGCGCAGCTCGGTGCGGCCAACTCGACGCCTGGTAAAGAAGGCGCGTCTTCGACGATTCATGCTTATGAGGTGCCAAAGCCGCTGGCGCGCTATGCCGAGCCGCGGAGTTAACATGATCTGAATTTTGTATCTATGACTGCTCACATTCAACTACCGGAGGTTATTATGAAACGATTCCTCGCTCTTATTGTGTTGGTGATGTTAGTGTTCGCCCTGGGTTGCGAAAAATTTCAGAGCCCGACGACACCCGTGGCGCAAGACAGCCAACAAAAAACTTTGTCCCTTGACAGGCAGACTTTCACCGGCGCCCAAGCCAAACTCCAAGCCCTCTCTGCGGGGCTGCAGGATATGCTCAAGCAACGGCAAAAGGCAAATCTCTCCAAGTCCGCAGCGGCGGCGCCAGCAGCAGCGTCCGGAAAGATTACCGTGCCGGATGATTATCCGACCATTCAGCAAGCGGTGGATGCCGCGACGCCGGGCACCAAAATCAAAGTCAAAGCCGGTGTCTATACGGAGGTGGTTGTCATTGATGTTCCCGAGGTCAGAGTGACCGCGGAAGGCGCGGTGACGGTGAAGGGCGGTTTTGTCATCACGGCGGACAAAGTGATGCTCGATCAATTCGCCAACATCGAACCGACCAACACCGTACTCGGCTTAAACGTCGGCATCCTGGTCAGTGGTCAGAGCACCGCCAGCCCGGTTCGCGAGGTTGAAATCAAAGACAATAAATTGACGGGCGGTGACCTCGGCATCGGCTTGCTTTACGCCAGCGGCTGCACAGTAAAGGATAATAAAGCCGACGGCGCTACGACCATTGGCGGCTTCGCCTTGCAAGACGCGGATGGCAATGTTTTGGATGGCAACGTTTCCCGTGGCGGGTTTGTCGGCATAGCATTCTTTGGCGGTGATAACAACCAAATACGCGGCAACAAATGCACCGCCAATGCGGGTGGCATCGCGCTGCGAGGCACGGGCAACCACCTCTCGAACAATGCCTGCAATAATAACACACTGTTCGGCATTGTGGTCGTGGATGCCAGTGACAATACGATTGGCTCCGGCAACACCGGCAATAATAACGGCCTTGAAGGTTTGCATCTCGAGCCGGATGCTGTGAACAACGTGGTCAAGAGGAACACTTTTCTCGGCAACACCAACTTTGACATCAATAACCTCGGCTCCGGCAATACTTTCATCAGCAACAAGGCCAATACCACCAACGGCGTTTGATCGATAAGTGGGCGGTGGCGGAGTTTTTTTAAGGCGCCGGCATCGTTCGCTCCACGGATGGCGGCGAGAGTTGGACGCCAATCAATTCAGGTCTGCCGACCCAAGCGGTGCAAGCGCTCGCCATCAACACCAATGGTGATCTTTTCGCCGGCAACAACCAGGGCGTTTTTCGGCATGAACAGCCAACTGCTGTAAACGAATTTGCGTCTGAGATGCCATTATCTTTTGAGTTGGCACGGAACTACCCCAATCCCTTCAATCCTTCGACCATGACCAAGTACGAACTGCCGCAGCAGGTCGAAGTGAAGCTGGTGATCTTCGACGTGCTCGGCCGCCGCGTGCGCACGCTGGTGAATCAACGCCAGCCAGCCGGGCGTTACACCCTCACGTGGGATGGCCGTAACGAGCAAGGGCAGGTGCTTGCCAGCGGTGTGTACATTTATCAACTCCCGCCGGTGGCTTTGTGCAGACACGGCGCATGGCGCTGGTGCGCTGAGTCCGGATCGTTGGAATAATAACTTCGCGCCAATCGGCAATAGATAGAAAGGAGTGATCACCATGCATTCATGCAATCGTTGGCAATCTCGCATTGCGTTCGTCGGCCTTTTGCTCCCGGCAGTTCTCTGGGCGCAGCCGGAATCCATCAAATGGGGCGAGGTGCCGCGCGCCGACCTCGAAATGAAAGTTTTTCCCGACGACACCAATGCCGCCGCCGTCATTCTCGGCGATGTTGGCAACGTTTATTTCAATGAGCGGTTAGAGATGGTTTTACGCGACACCGGCGGATCAAAATTTTCTCGGAGGCCGGTTATGAATGGGGAAACTTCGCCGTACCATACCTTGTGAAAAGACCGGCGCAAAAAGTGACCGATATCGAAGGACAGTTTTTCATCCTCAATACGGATGGCACGATGCGGCAAACCAAGCTCGACAAGGCGGCGATTGTTGATGAGGAAATTGATGGCAAGCGTCGTCGTCTCCGCTTGACTTTGCCGGCAGTCGCGCTGGGCGCCGTCGTGGAATATCGCTATAAGATCGTCTCGCCGTACAATGAACTTTTGCCGGATAAGCTTTTACCGGACTGGGAGTTTCAGACGAGCGTGCCGACCCGGTGGAGCGAATTTCGGGCGGAAATACCTGAGACCTTTAAACATATGATCATCGAACAAGGAGTAGACTCGTTCGCTGTGAAAAAAAGTGTAGAGCAAAAATGGTCGTAATCTATGATTATGTGCGCACCACGATGACGTGGAACGGCGAGTACGGCATTTATGCGGATGCAAGTTTAAATAAAGCTTACCAAACGCGGCGCGCAAATCGCTTTGCTGCTCACCGCCATGCTGCGCGGCGCCGGACTCGAGGCGCACCCGGTGCTCATCAGCACGCGCGACAACGGCAAAATCAGCCAAAATTTTTCAACGCTCGGCCAGTTTAACCATGTGCTCACCTATGCGAAAGCGGGAGATCGCGAGTATCTGCTCGACGCCACGGATCCGCTGCGCCCGTACGATTTGCTGCCGGTAGCGGCGCTCAATGAAGTGGGCTGGCTGGTGGACGCCAAAAATCCGCGCTGGATCGAGATTCCGGCGGCGGGAAACTTCGCGAATCAAACGACGGTGCTCGCGAAGTTGACGGCAGAGGGCGCGATTACGGCTCGGCTGATGTCCAGCGATGCTGGTTACAGCGGCCTTTTCAACCGGCGCCAGCTGCGCGAGCAAAAAACCGAGGCTTACATTCGTGACGGATGGCTCAAAGAATTCACCGGCGCCAGGCTGGATTCCTTCAAAATCAGCAACAACGATTCGACGCCTCAGCCGCTGATGACAGAGGCGCATTTCACACTGGCCGATTACGCGCAGATGCGTGGCGATAGTCTTTTTCTCAATCCGATTCTCTTCGGTCGCGTCAAAGAAAATCCGTTCAAACGTCCTGAGCGCGCGTTTCCGGTTGATTTCGCTTATCCGAGCAAACTCATGTACATACTGAATCTGACCCTGCCGCATGGTTACGCCATCGGCCAACTGCTGCGGAATATCGCGATCAGCCTGCCAAATGAGGCCGGGCATTTTCAGCGGCTGGCGCAAGTGGAGGGCAATACGCTCCAATTCACCACCCAATTCATCATCCGCAAGCCGCGTTTCGATCCGCCGGAATACCAGGCCCTGCGTGAGTTTTATGATCGCGTTGTTGCCGCACAGGCGGAGCAGATTGTGTTGAAACGCGGAGAAACAAATTAAACAACCAATCATAACCGTAACGCAGGCTTCCCGCCTGCCAACGAAGGCAAGCTGGAAGCTTGCGCTACAAAAAACTTCGCGGTCGTGCCTGCCCTGCCGCAGGGCAGGGATAGTTTTTCCGGAGTAATTTGTCATGTATGTTTGCACAGCCATCACGATGAAAATGTAGCGCAGACATCTTGTCTGCATGCAGGCTGGAAGCCTGCGCTACGGCATTTTCGTGGTATACTATATGCCGACCAAAGCCGGTGTCGTTGGTGAAAACAGTGATCTTAAAATTACCTAAAAATTCAAGACTGGCTCTATCTGCTGACCACGTTTTTCGAGAATAATGAAATTTTTTTCCCTCTTTTGCGTGTCTACTGCATTGGTGCAATGCCCTTAAGCAATCATTATAATTCTTGCATTTTTATCCGTCCACGTTTATTTGAGGAGGAAGAATCATGAAACTCGCGACGATTTTTTTGAAGCAAGCCGTTATCAGTGTTTTCTTTCTTGCCGCGATCGTGATAAGCGGATGCGGCTCGAGCCGTGCGATCAAACAACCACCCAAGCTGCCGGCCTATCTCATCCAGCCCCATGAACCGATCGCCGTTATGCCCTTTGAGACCGAGAGTGTGTTGTCAAATCTGGGCGCCATGGTTTCCGACGAGGTGATTGTCAATCTGTTGCAGTATCGTCCCGAGTTGAAAATCATTCACGCGAATGTGACACAAAATTATATGGTCAACACCGGCCTCAACGTCGGCGGCTTCCCAGACATACAGAAAGTTCAGAGCCTCAAAGCCGGGCTGCAGTGCCGCTACGTGCTAACGGGAAATTTATTTACCCAGATTGGCAATGTCAACTACACCTCGGCGTTTGCCAATCGCATTGTTACCGGAAGCGTCACGGTCATCTTGATGGATTGCGATTCTTCCCATGTGGTTTGGGCGAAACGGGTGAGTGCGAGTTACTCCGCGCCGATCTTTAACGGCTTCACGACTTATCAAACCGACGGCGAGCTGCTTCAGGTTTTGATCCGAACGCTCGGCGCCGAAGTCGCGAAAAATTTTTATGAAAATTGAATTTTGTGATCAAATCGTCGCGGCGCGTGCCGAGCCGATCGTCTTGAAACGCGACGCGGGGAATTAATGGTGATCTCAATCTCACCTGTTGTTTCATTGCCACTGCTGTTGTTCTTTCACACATTCATTTGGGACATTCAACTTCGCGCGGCCATGTATTCTTCAACAGAAAAACAGACAGTTGTCGTGCCTCAAGCATTCAGGCACGTTTCTTGATTGAATATCAGGCATAAGATGAACATCGGTGCGCTTGGAATTTTATTTTTAAGAAAAGGAGCGTTGAGCCATGTTTCGTCGATTGATTGCCGCCGCTTTTATCGTTGGGGTTTATTTCATCACCGGCTGCGCCGGATCATCCCGAACGATCATCAACCAGGAAAGCGTCCCCTATTTCACAAACGCAAAAATCATGAGTGTCACCCTGCTAAACGGTGAAGTGATTGTGTTCGATGCGAATGGCGGGCAGTATCACGAACGATATAACAACAAGCCGCGCGTGATTGTCGGCAAAACCGCGCAAGGCGAAAGCACCGTGATCGCTCTCGACAACGTTCGCACAGCGCGGCTCGACAACGGCGCCGAAGAAGTTGATAACAGAGGCCTATTTTTCCCAACCATTTTGATCGTGGGAGTCGCCGTCGCGATTTTGTAAGCCTCGCCATGAGAATGTTCAATTCCGATTTTGTCTCAAAAGCGAAATTGGAATTTCGAATTCGTATTTCATGCCGCCGGCAATGTCATGATTTATTTTCGGCGAGCTTAATGAATGTGATTCATCTACGTTCGCAAAGCCTGAGAATACAAAAAGTTGCTGCCGACTGTCAGCATAACAGCGCAAGTTATTTGAGACGTGGCACATGGTTTGTAAATGTTTCTGGGCAAGAGAAGATTTAGGAAAGTAGTGACAGGAACGTCGCTTATCAAAAGATTGTGGCTCCCCCTCACAGCCAAGAGGCCCAGGGTCGTAAGACTCGGGCCTTTTTTATTTTGTGCCGGGCTTTTCTGCCGTTGAGCAATCCCGCCGCTTCACCAAAACGTTGGGTCACTTCGCGAATGAAACTGACTAATGTCGCCAGCAGATTGGCGGCCTTTTGCAAAAGCGGGCTGACTTTGTTGATCCGCTCACTTGTTGTTTTCGCATGATCGCCACTCTGAGCCAGCTTTTCCGCGAGAACCTGCAAGAGCTCACGCAGTTTTTGCAGCGGTTTCTTGAGCGCGCCATAGACCACGAATGATTTTAATCATGAGATTTTGACTTTCTCACCGCTACGGGTGATAATTGTGAAGCCATTATTTTTCCCCGGCATTTTTTAAGTGGCGTCGGTAAGGTCTAAATTTAAAGTGTTCTATGTTAGCCAAAACCTGAGGCGTTGTCAAGAAAATTTCATCTTGGATTCCCCGCTTGTCGTGATCATAAAAATTTTTTAAAAATATTTCTTGACAAATAATCGCGCTTTTTACCCGCGCCAACAAAGAGAAACGCCGGCGCTTCCATGCGCTGCTGGCGGTTCCCTTTGTTGTCTTTTATTGCGGCGTTATCGCCGTCCCGGCAAATAAATGGTTGACTTTCGGGTTGAATTTATGCTCATTTTGATTTATCTTGAATAAAGCGCTGATTTAATCCGCGCCGCCGTTGAAACCTGTTGTGGCAATCAAATTATTTTTTGTTATGAAAAAACTCCGTGTCTGTGTAATTTTTGGCGGCCGATCCGGCGAGCATGAAGTCTCCATCGTTTCCGCCAGCTCGGTGATGAACGCCCTGGACAAGTCCAAATACGAAGTTATCCCCGTCGGCATCACCAAATCCGGCCGCTGGATTGCCGGCGACAAGTCGGTTCAGCTTTTAAAAAGCGGCATTGAAGACACGCCGTTTTATGCCATGCTCCCGGCTGATCCGAACGAGCAGCGCCTGCTGGCCTCGACGGCGGGTTCGACCGATACGCGCGACTTGAATCAACTCGGTGAAAAATTCGATGTTGTCTTTCCGGTTTTGCACGGGCCGTATGGCGAAGACGGCACCGTGCAAGGGCTTTTGGAATTGGCCAATTTGCCTTACGTCGGCGCCGGCGTGCTCGGCTCCGCGGTATGCATGGACAAAGTCGTGCAAAAGCAACTGTGCGTCCAAGCCCGTGTGCCGGTCGTAAAATTTTTGTGGCTACATTTTGCAGATTGGCAGCGCGATAAAAAAGCGCCAGATGCCATGCCGGCGAATCCGCAACAACTTTGCGGCCTCGCGCAAAATGAGATGATCGCCAGAATTGAATCCGAGCTGCGTTTTCCGGTTTTTGTCAAGCCGTCGAACATGGGCTCGAGTGTGGGCATCTCCAAAGCCCATGATCGCGACGAGCTGAAGCGCGGCATCGAAGAGGCGGCGCAATACGATCACAAAATTCTGCTCGAAGCCGCCGTGCCGAATGCGCGCGAGATCGAAGTCAGCGTGCTCGGCAACACGCAGCCCAGAGCTTCGATTCCCGGCGAGGTCGTGCCGTCGAATGAGTTTTATGATTACGACGCGAAATACGTCGACGGCGCTTCGACACTCATCATTCCGGCGGACCTGCCGGCTGAATTAACCGCAAAATTCCATGAGACCGCCATTCGCGGCTTTCTCGCCTGCAATTGCGAAGGCATGGCGCGCGTTGATTTTCTCTTGAGCCGCGAAACGAACGAGCTTTATCTCAACGAGATCAACACCATTCCCGGCTTCACGCAGATCAGCATGTATCCCAAACTCTGGGAAGCGAGCGGCGTTTCGTATTCGCAACTTTTGGATGAATTGATTCAACTGGCGATCGAGCGGCATCGCCGCAAGAATAATTTGAAGACGTCGTATCAGCCAAAACAGGATTGGTACAAATAAAAGCATTGGCCGGTTAGCCGGTTAAACTAAAACAGTCAAACCAGCCAACAAGTGAACTGGTAAACCAGAAATCATGAAAGCCATTCTCTTCGACCGCGGCAACACCCTCGTGCAATTCGGCGAATCGGATTACGAGGCCGGACTCAAGGAACTTTTGGCGAGCCTGGACTCCCCTGAGGCTTTAAATTTAGCTGAGTTGCATCGTTTTGAAGATGACTTTTTTGCGAAGATCGATTGTTGAAGTCGTTCGAGTAGCACACCGGCGCGAAGTCCATCGATAACGACAAATTTACGCCAACGTTTTGCATCTCACGTCTTACGTCTCACGCTTTGCGTTTTACAAATTATGCCCCTTGATTTTCATCGCGACGCGATACACTACTGGCAGATGCAATATCGCTGCGCGCAAGAATATGTGATTCCGTTTTTGGAAAATGAATGCCGCCTCGATCTGCGCGGCAAGAATGTGCTGGAAATCGGCTGCGGCGAAGGCGGCGTGATTGCGGCGTTTTACGATCACGGCTGCGCGGCGGTTGGCATGGACATTTCGGAAACACGTTTGCAAAGGGCGCGAGATCGCGCGAATTCCGGTGGCCACCAGCGCAACATTCAATTTGCCTGTGTCAACATTCTGCAGCCGGAACAAACCGCCGCCTGGCGGCAGCAATTCGATTTGATCGTGATGAAAGACGTGATCGAGCATTTGCCGGGACACCGGCAGGCGCTCGGCCACATCGCCACATTGCTCAAACCGGCGGGCCATCTCTTTTTTTCATTTCCGCCGTGGTACATGCCGTTTGGCGCGCATCAACAAATGTTTCATTCAAAACTGAAATTCATTCCATTCACGCATTGGCTCCCGCGCGCCTGGTTTCGGGCGCTGGCGCAACGGTTGGGCGAGCCGCAAAGCTTGATTGATGAATTGGCCGGCCTGTACGACTCGCGTTTATCGGTGGCGGCTTTAAACAAATTACTCCGCGCAGCGCCGTTCAACGTCGTCGTCAAAAAGCTCTATTTGACCAATCCGATGTACAAATACAAATTCGGCCTGCGGCCGATTTCGCATCCTGCTTTCGTCGCGCGTCTGCCGGTCATTCGCGAACTGATTACGACGGCGGCTTATTGCACGCTGCAATTAAAAAATACATAATTTTTAAACATTCGAGGAGAAAGGAAGATGGAAAAAACTCGTTGCAAGATTGGGGAACTCATCTTAATTTGCTGTGTCTTGACCTCCGCTCTTATCGCGCAACCGGCTGAAACCATTGCCATCAAATGCGGCAAGCTGATCGATGGCAAGAATGATAAAGTTCTCGAAAATCAGGTTATTCTCATTCAAGGCAATCGCCTCTCCGCCGTCGGCATGAACGTGCAGATTCCGGCCACTGCCAAAGTCATCGACTTGAGTTCGGCGACGGTTTTGCCCGGCTTGATCGATACGCACACGCACATGTTCCTGCACGACGGCGATTACAACGATCAACTGCTGCGCGAGCAAATTGCTTATCGCGCGATTTATGCAACGGTGAATGCGAAGAAAACATTGGAAGCGGGCTTCACCACGATTCGCGATCTCGAAACCGAAGGCGCAATGTACGCCGACGTGGCGTTGCGCGATGCAATCAACAACGGCATCGTGCCCGGGCCGCGCATGCAGGCGTCGACGCGCTCGCTGAGCATTACCGGCGGTTACTCGCCGTATGGCTTTTCGCCGGAAGTGCCGATGATCTACGGCGCGCAAATCGCCGACGGCGTCGAAGGCGTGCGCCTGGCG from candidate division KSB1 bacterium carries:
- a CDS encoding SBBP repeat-containing protein — its product is MKTIIFSFILASLLGAASARTQDLDKREDPLDRRLAHPKLKRYLEISKNDSVLVAPWQQEKFQDPRLLWRDQAADQPDFPGFRLKDGGVLGEAKDAKLFRAALQKSLGRVDTAWTREYASELAPAYDIATAITMDGLGNVYVTGYSSNKPYGVDYFTIKYGAAGERVWTARYNGPGNGDDGAFAIAVDGAGNVYVTGRSWGSDASTEDYATIKYNAAGVAQWVARYNGPGNYIDAAYALGLDAAGNVYVTGYSAGSNLSVDYATIKYSAAGVEQWVARYNGPGNSSDFARALRVDSASGDVYVTGESWGSGTAYDYATLKYNSAGAEQWVARYNGPGNSSDFARALSVDPASGDVYVTGYSRGAGTAYDYATLKYNSAGAQQWVARYNGPGNFDDAAYALGVDVAGNVYVTGLSYGSGTSYDYATIKYNSAGAEQWVDRYNGPGNSSDYAYALGLDAAGNVYVTGYSWGSGTSHDYATIKYNSAGVRLWLERHNEPGNDSDYAQALAVDAAGNIGLAGASYRLDTDYDFLTVKYNSASLKQWSDRYNGPGNSRERPTAMAADAAGNVYVTGASFASRTGYDYATIKYNAAGIMEWSARYAGPGSSFDEPSDLAVDNFGNVYVTGSSGTIKYNKDGVQQWFDMQKGTALAVDAAGNVHVTGEIFGLSSQVDYATIKYNSAGVKQWIKYYNGPDNTSDYAAALAIDPAGNVYVTGTSYNARRGPDYATVKYNSAGVEQWVARYNGPADSSDFAFAIAVDNAGNVYVTGSSRGANLVYDYATIKYNSAGVKQWEARFNRTGTSSSSAYDLAVDAGGNVYVTGSSGTIKYNPIGALQWFKSGFGVDLALDVAGNVYVLGVGLIKYTPNGVQDWLLFAFGNSLAVDLAGNVYVITERIGQGWSVYNTTKYVQDPPITPPSGREVRIARRVTSPGRAVEVPIELAAQGNENAIGFSLNFDSATLSSPQAKVGKDAAAAALNVNSTQVGSGRLGMALALPAGQSFAAGAREIVVLTFTVKANTTADSTRIDFSDQPIAKDVADANGNALAPTTWKGGTVTIVHGLEADIAPRPNGDGKVTIADWVVVGRITAGLDSVQKNTREFQRVDCAPKASCGDGRLTISDWVQAGRYAAGLDSVINACGPMSTASAIASLANVNYPLAGSVAKTSGARVIRVLNPKLQPGQMHTVTIELAAQGDENAVGFSLGFDPAVVTFKNAILDSGASGATLHVNSGQAANGFLGIALALPAGQTFAAGTRQLAKVNFSVHPNASTASTPIEFKDQPISREVVDANGNVLLATWTAVLTAVHTRANEAPTSFELGANLPNPFNPSTVITYALPRAVDVKLEIFDLLGRRVRTLVDQRQPAGRYAITWDGRNEKGEVVTSGVYLYQLHAGNFVQTRRMALVR
- a CDS encoding SBBP repeat-containing protein; this translates as MKLAKIFMVCAFILLLAAPVQAQDFAESKKVIYTQNFVGLDLGMNLDGSLAQARLSQLQKDSLGWLKPAPFFQQQGMPWQGQRSRDALVEKMPIYSTMHQPSTNEQNLLGNVQEGWVRYYASGLAAGEDIAVDVTVDKAGNVYVTGYSTNLPFGADYLTIKYNAAGAKIWEARYNGPGNVDDRAVAIEVHP
- a CDS encoding right-handed parallel beta-helix repeat-containing protein, with amino-acid sequence MKRFLALIVLVMLVFALGCEKFQSPTTPVAQDSQQKTLSLDRQTFTGAQAKLQALSAGLQDMLKQRQKANLSKSAAAAPAAASGKITVPDDYPTIQQAVDAATPGTKIKVKAGVYTEVVVIDVPEVRVTAEGAVTVKGGFVITADKVMLDQFANIEPTNTVLGLNVGILVSGQSTASPVREVEIKDNKLTGGDLGIGLLYASGCTVKDNKADGATTIGGFALQDADGNVLDGNVSRGGFVGIAFFGGDNNQIRGNKCTANAGGIALRGTGNHLSNNACNNNTLFGIVVVDASDNTIGSGNTGNNNGLEGLHLEPDAVNNVVKRNTFLGNTNFDINNLGSGNTFISNKANTTNGV
- a CDS encoding T9SS type A sorting domain-containing protein, coding for MPLSFELARNYPNPFNPSTMTKYELPQQVEVKLVIFDVLGRRVRTLVNQRQPAGRYTLTWDGRNEQGQVLASGVYIYQLPPVALCRHGAWRWCAESGSLE
- a CDS encoding DUF3857 domain-containing protein, whose protein sequence is MFSEAGYEWGNFAVPYLVKRPAQKVTDIEGQFFILNTDGTMRQTKLDKAAIVDEEIDGKRRRLRLTLPAVALGAVVEYRYKIVSPYNELLPDKLLPDWEFQTSVPTRWSEFRAEIPETFKHMIIEQGVDSFAVKKSVEQKWS
- a CDS encoding D-alanine--D-alanine ligase — its product is MKKLRVCVIFGGRSGEHEVSIVSASSVMNALDKSKYEVIPVGITKSGRWIAGDKSVQLLKSGIEDTPFYAMLPADPNEQRLLASTAGSTDTRDLNQLGEKFDVVFPVLHGPYGEDGTVQGLLELANLPYVGAGVLGSAVCMDKVVQKQLCVQARVPVVKFLWLHFADWQRDKKAPDAMPANPQQLCGLAQNEMIARIESELRFPVFVKPSNMGSSVGISKAHDRDELKRGIEEAAQYDHKILLEAAVPNAREIEVSVLGNTQPRASIPGEVVPSNEFYDYDAKYVDGASTLIIPADLPAELTAKFHETAIRGFLACNCEGMARVDFLLSRETNELYLNEINTIPGFTQISMYPKLWEASGVSYSQLLDELIQLAIERHRRKNNLKTSYQPKQDWYK
- a CDS encoding class I SAM-dependent methyltransferase; the encoded protein is MPLDFHRDAIHYWQMQYRCAQEYVIPFLENECRLDLRGKNVLEIGCGEGGVIAAFYDHGCAAVGMDISETRLQRARDRANSGGHQRNIQFACVNILQPEQTAAWRQQFDLIVMKDVIEHLPGHRQALGHIATLLKPAGHLFFSFPPWYMPFGAHQQMFHSKLKFIPFTHWLPRAWFRALAQRLGEPQSLIDELAGLYDSRLSVAALNKLLRAAPFNVVVKKLYLTNPMYKYKFGLRPISHPAFVARLPVIRELITTAAYCTLQLKNT